From a region of the Gordonia sp. PP30 genome:
- a CDS encoding helix-turn-helix domain-containing protein codes for MADLDDGRGVLYPARLPSLRRLIAPDDLRDRIRWFWIPRWDLPAGEVSRQEILPFPASNLVIEPEGVALVGPATGVSYRDLTGRGWAVGALLRPAGLLALRDVSPAADPAALRDTQTPFPAAELHAAVVAAMHDEQDGPSRATEVYADWARAGLARPDDTGLLANAMEDLIAGDREIIRVDQLADRMGLTVRAVQRLARRGFGVPPLAVIRRYRLQEAAQRLRDEPTLTIARIAADLGYADHAHLAADFRTAANLTPRDYRRDAR; via the coding sequence GTGGCAGATCTCGACGACGGACGCGGTGTCCTCTATCCGGCGCGGTTGCCGTCGCTGCGCCGGCTGATCGCACCGGACGACCTGCGCGACCGGATCCGCTGGTTCTGGATACCCCGCTGGGACCTGCCGGCCGGCGAGGTCTCACGCCAGGAGATACTGCCGTTCCCGGCGTCGAACCTGGTGATCGAACCCGAGGGGGTGGCGCTGGTCGGTCCGGCGACGGGCGTGTCGTACCGGGATCTGACCGGGCGCGGGTGGGCGGTCGGCGCGTTGCTGCGCCCCGCCGGACTGCTCGCCCTGCGGGACGTCTCCCCCGCCGCCGATCCGGCGGCGCTCCGCGATACCCAGACCCCGTTCCCGGCGGCGGAACTGCACGCCGCCGTGGTCGCCGCGATGCACGACGAGCAGGACGGGCCGTCGCGGGCGACCGAGGTGTACGCCGACTGGGCACGCGCCGGCCTGGCGAGGCCCGACGACACCGGCCTGCTCGCGAACGCGATGGAGGACCTGATCGCCGGTGACCGCGAGATCATCCGGGTGGACCAGCTCGCCGACCGGATGGGGCTCACGGTGCGGGCCGTGCAACGGCTGGCCCGGCGCGGTTTCGGCGTGCCACCGCTCGCGGTGATCCGCCGATACCGATTGCAGGAGGCCGCGCAGCGGCTGCGCGACGAGCCCACGCTGACCATCGCCCGGATCGCCGCCGATCTCGGCTACGCCGATCACGCCCATCTGGCCGCCGACTTCCGCACCGCGGCGAACCTGACGCCCCGCGACTACCGGCGCGACGCCCGGTGA
- a CDS encoding VOC family protein, translating into METQNASVPVPTRGVTGEHTTAGVPHGFTSLTPFLAIPDAAAALDFYQRVFGARLVASTEFDGVISHAELDFGNGRLQLGVPSPEYQLVPPPTDGVCYSLALYCEDADAVAERAVAAGATLREPAMHFVSGDRFASLLDPYGIRWNVMSRVEDLSEEESARRVAEWAAQQ; encoded by the coding sequence ATGGAAACGCAGAACGCATCAGTACCCGTCCCCACCCGCGGCGTCACCGGGGAACACACCACGGCGGGAGTCCCGCACGGCTTCACCTCGCTGACGCCGTTCCTGGCGATTCCCGACGCCGCGGCCGCGCTCGACTTCTACCAGCGCGTATTCGGGGCGCGGCTGGTGGCGTCCACCGAGTTCGACGGCGTGATCTCGCACGCCGAACTCGACTTCGGGAACGGCCGGCTCCAGCTCGGTGTCCCGTCACCCGAGTACCAGCTGGTGCCGCCGCCCACCGACGGCGTCTGCTATTCGCTGGCGCTCTACTGCGAGGACGCCGACGCGGTGGCCGAGCGAGCGGTCGCGGCCGGGGCGACGCTGCGCGAGCCGGCGATGCACTTCGTCTCCGGCGACCGGTTCGCGTCCCTGCTCGATCCGTACGGCATCCGGTGGAACGTGATGTCCCGCGTCGAGGACCTCTCCGAGGAAGAGAGCGCCCGCCGCGTCGCCGAGTGGGCCGCGCAGCAGTAG